The genomic region TCGAGCGTGTCATTAGTTGCAAATCGCCAGCCCTCGTCTTGAGCGTGTCGCCCAACTGGACGAAGATTCAAACCGATGGCCGCACGACGGTCGGGTATGTACCACGTGGTCGGGTGTAGCGACTGTGGCGCGTTGCGAATCATCGAGGACCGTCCCGAGAGCACCCAGTGTGGGCGCTGTGGCACGCGCCGCAAGTTCAAGCAGGTACGCTCGTTCGTGACGACCGACGATCTCGACCACGCCCGCGAGGTCCGCGCGTCGATGCTGGCGAACCGCCAGGGGGAGGGCGAGGCGTTCGCGAAGGTGGAGTCGTTCGCCGAACTGGACGACGCGGTCGCCGACGGGGTCATCGACGACGCCGAGTTCCTCGAAGCGTCCGGGCTGGACGTGGACGAGGTGAACGCCGCGGGCGACCGCGCGAGCGGCGGTGGCAGCCGGTCGCTGAGTCGGAAAGAGACCGTCGAGGCCGCCCTGCGCGAACTCGACCGGCCGACCGAGGACGAGGTCGTCGCCTTCGCCGAAGAACACGGCGTCCCTGCCGACTACGTCGAGAGGGCGCTGCAGAAGCTCGTCCGGCGTGGCGAGGTCAGCGAGAGTCGGGGACGCTACCGCAGACTCTGAGTCGCCGGGAGTCGGTCACCCGAGCACGCCGCTCGTGGCGAGGAAGACGGCGACCGAGGTCAGCCCCGCACCGAGGGCAGTGAACGCCAGTCCGAGTCGGCCGGGGACGCCCTGCGGCTGGAAGGAACTCGGGTCGGTCACGTCGAAGCCGCCCTGCACGCCCGCCTCGACGGTGTCCAGCCCGGCGTCGGTCGCGGCGAACGGGAGCGGGGCACAGGCCAGCATCGCCCCGCCGAAGAAGAACGAGACAGTGGGGAGGGGCATCCCGGCGACGGCGCTGGCACCGAGGACGAGCGCGGCGAACAGGGGACCGGCGAGCAGCGTGTACCGGACCAGGTACGGCTTGAGGGCAGCGAGATTCATACGCGACCGTTCATAACAGAATTATATCAAACTACCGCCAAACAGTGCCTCGAGAGACGACCCCGGACACTCAGTCGTCGTCCTGCCAGGCCGGGTTCTCCCGCGGCGGGCTGAAGATGTCGATGCCCTTGACGGGCACGTCCCCGCGGTTCTCGGCCCCGTGGACCTCGTCGCCCGGAATCGAGTAGGAGTCCCCCGCAGAGACCGAGATCTCCTCGCCGTCGACCAGGAAGGTGAGCGTCCCCTCGTAGATGAACCCCGCCTGCTCGTGGGGGTGGCTGTGCTCGGGGACTGTCGAGCCGGGCTCGATGAAGAAGTGCTGGACGTTCATCTGCTCGCCACCAGCGAGCATCGAGAGGTGCGTGCCCTCGACCGCTTCGGTCGGCTCGACGGAATCGTTCGGAACGTGTTCCATACCGGGTGGACGCCGGGCGAGCACCTAAAACGAGGGGGCGACCGCGGTTACCGACCCAGTTCCTCGTGGGCGGAGGAGAGGTGGCGCGACGCGAGCGCGGCGAGCAGCGAGAGTTCGCCCGCGAGCGCGCCGGCTGCGATGACCTCCGCGAGGGCGTCGGCGTTCGACCCGGCCGGGTCCCCACCGCCGGCGAGGCCGAGCACGTCGAGCGCCTCGGACTGAGTCGGCAGCTTCGTCCCGCCGCCGACGGTGCCGAGTTCGAGCGACGCCACGGAGATGGAAGCGTAGAGGTCGCCGTCGCGTTCCTCGGCGGTCGTGATGGCGTTCGACCCCTCGACGACCTGGGCGGCGTCCTGCCCGGTTGCGAGGAAGGCCGCGGCGATGGTATTCGCGGCGTGGGCGTTGAAGCCCAGACTCCCCGCCTTGGCGCTCCCGATGAGGTTCTTGCGGGTGTTGGCCTCGGCGATGGCCCCCGCCGTGGTGTGCAGGCGCTCCTCGACCACGTCGCCGGGGATGACCACGTCGGCGGTCACCGAGCGCCCGCGGCCCTCGACCGCGTTCACCGCGGCCGGTTTCTTGTCCGAGCAGAGGTTGCCCGAGAGCGCGACCAGCGAGGCGGGCGTCTCCGCCTCGACCACGTCACACGCCTCGCCCGTCGCGATGGTGGCCATGTTCATCCCCATCGCGTCCTTGGTGTCGTAGCGGAAGCGCAGGTACACCGAGTCACCGACGACGTAGGGCGTCACGTCGAGCAGTTCGCCGTGGCTGGTGGTCGCCTCGGCCGCCTCGCGCAGCTGGTCGGTGTTCTCGCGAACCCACTCGACGGTCTCGGCGGCCTCGACGACGCCGGAGACCCGGAACACGGGGGCACGGGTCATCCCGCTCTTGGTGACGCGGGCGTCCGCACCGCCGGCGGACTGGATGACGGAGAGACCGCGGTTCACGCTGGCCAGCAGCGCGCCCTCGGTCGTCGCCAGCGGGAGGTAGTACTCGCCGTCGGCCGCGCCGCCGTTGACGGTGACGGGGCCGACGACGCCCATCGGAATCTGGGCCGCGCCGATCATGTTCTCGATGGCGGACTCGGCGACCTCGGCGTCGAAGGCGTACTGGCCCACCGTGTCCAGGTCGGCGTCGGTCGCGTCTTCGAGCAGGAGCCGGCGCGCTTCCGTCGCCGTGTCGTGGTCCACGTGCTCTTCGAGTTCGTGCAGTCGGAGTTCCCCCTCGCGGACCCGTTCCGCGAGCGTCGCCGGGTCGGTCATACCAGAAGGTGTTCGGTGGCGGTTGATACCGGTTACCCTTTCAGGCAGGGTGGGGCGCACTCGCGGACACGGGCCATCCAAACGTTTACCCACCGGCGCGTCGCCCCTTGAACTATGACCGACGCAGCGGACCTCGTGCTCACGAACGCGGAGGTCCACACCCTGACGGAGCCGGACGAGACCGCCGAGGCCGTCGCGGTTCGAGACGGACAAATCGTCCGGGTCGGCGACGCCTACGAGGTGGACTTCCTGGCTGGCCTCGACACCGAGGTCGTCGACTGCCACGGGAGAACCGTCCTCCCGGGGTTCATCGACGCCCACACCCACATGCAACAGCTCGGCCAGTACCAGGTCCACGCCGACCTGAGCGAAGCCGACTCGCCCGAGCACGCGGTCGACCTGCTCGCCAGTGAGGCTCGTGAGGACCGCGAGTGGGTTCTGGGCTTCGGCTGGGACGAGTCCAGCTGGGCCGAGGACCGGTATCTCACGAAGGCGGACCTCGATTCGGTGAGTGAAGAACGTCCCGTCGCCGCAGTGCGGGTCGACATGCACACCGCGGCGCTGAACTCGGTCGCCCTGGAGCGCCTGCGCGACGAGATGCCCCCGGAAGACGTCCGAACCGACGACGGCAAGCCGACCGGGGTGGTCGTCGAGGACGCCATCGAACCGGTGTGGGACGCCATCGACCCCGACCCCGCGGAGACGCGAGAACTCCTCCGCGCCGCCCAGCAGCACGCCGTCGAACGCGGCGTGACTGGAGTCCACGACATGGTCCGCCAGAGCCACGCACCGCGGGCCTACCGCGAACTGGAGCAGGCGGGCGAACTGGACATCAGAGTCCGCATCAACTACTGGAGCGACCACCTCGACGCCGTCGAAGAGGTCGGCCTCCGGACCAACCACGGCAGCGAGAAGGTCGAGACGGGCGCGATAAAATCGTTCACCGACGGGAGCTTCGGCGGCCGCACCGCCAAACTCACCGAGCCCTACGCCGACGACCCGGACGAGACCGGGACGTGGGTCGTCGACCCCGACGAACTCCACGACATCACCAAGCAGGCAGACGAGGCTGGCCTGCAACTGACCGTCCACGCCATCGGCGACGAGGCCATCACGGTGACGCTGGACGCGTTCGAGAGTACTGAAAACCCGGGCGAAGCCCGTCACCGCGTCGAACACGTCGAACTGGTCACCGACGAGCACATCGAGCGCTTCGCCGACTCGGGAATCGTCGCTTCCTGCCAGCCGAACTTCCTCCAGTGGGCCGGCGAGGAGGGGCTGTACCAGTCCCGGTTGGGAACCGAGCGCCGCGAGCAGTCGAACCGCTTCCGTGACCTGCTGGATGCTGGTGTCCATCTCGCGTTCTCCAGCGACGTGATGCCGATGGACCCCTTGCTCGGGGTCGACTACGCGGTGAACGCACCGGCCGAGAGCCAGCGGCTCACTGTTACTGAAGCACTCCGCGCGTACACCCTCGGGGGCGCGTACGCGGGCTTCGCCGAGGACCGCCTGGGAACTATAGAAGTTGGCAAGCAGGCCGACTTCACCGTTCTGGACGACTCGCCGTGGGAGCACGAGGAGTCGATTCGCGACATCGACGTGGCGATGACGGTCGTGGGTGGCGAGGTCGTGTACGACGGCCGGTAGTCGTCGGCCACCGTTTTCATCGACGTTGTTTTATATCGGTTAGAAGAAACGTTTCGTATGCTCTCCGCCCTCCTCGCCGCCCTCCGCGAGCGGCGACTGCTCGTGCTGTGGCTCTCGCTCCTCGTGGGTACCGGCGCTGGTGCAGGCGCCTACGTCACGCTCGGCGACTCGAATCTGGTGCTCCCGCTGGTCGTCGGCGTCGGTGGCACCGCCTAC from Haloarchaeobius sp. HME9146 harbors:
- a CDS encoding amidohydrolase; its protein translation is MTDAADLVLTNAEVHTLTEPDETAEAVAVRDGQIVRVGDAYEVDFLAGLDTEVVDCHGRTVLPGFIDAHTHMQQLGQYQVHADLSEADSPEHAVDLLASEAREDREWVLGFGWDESSWAEDRYLTKADLDSVSEERPVAAVRVDMHTAALNSVALERLRDEMPPEDVRTDDGKPTGVVVEDAIEPVWDAIDPDPAETRELLRAAQQHAVERGVTGVHDMVRQSHAPRAYRELEQAGELDIRVRINYWSDHLDAVEEVGLRTNHGSEKVETGAIKSFTDGSFGGRTAKLTEPYADDPDETGTWVVDPDELHDITKQADEAGLQLTVHAIGDEAITVTLDAFESTENPGEARHRVEHVELVTDEHIERFADSGIVASCQPNFLQWAGEEGLYQSRLGTERREQSNRFRDLLDAGVHLAFSSDVMPMDPLLGVDYAVNAPAESQRLTVTEALRAYTLGGAYAGFAEDRLGTIEVGKQADFTVLDDSPWEHEESIRDIDVAMTVVGGEVVYDGR
- the hmgA gene encoding hydroxymethylglutaryl-CoA reductase (NADPH), which encodes MTDPATLAERVREGELRLHELEEHVDHDTATEARRLLLEDATDADLDTVGQYAFDAEVAESAIENMIGAAQIPMGVVGPVTVNGGAADGEYYLPLATTEGALLASVNRGLSVIQSAGGADARVTKSGMTRAPVFRVSGVVEAAETVEWVRENTDQLREAAEATTSHGELLDVTPYVVGDSVYLRFRYDTKDAMGMNMATIATGEACDVVEAETPASLVALSGNLCSDKKPAAVNAVEGRGRSVTADVVIPGDVVEERLHTTAGAIAEANTRKNLIGSAKAGSLGFNAHAANTIAAAFLATGQDAAQVVEGSNAITTAEERDGDLYASISVASLELGTVGGGTKLPTQSEALDVLGLAGGGDPAGSNADALAEVIAAGALAGELSLLAALASRHLSSAHEELGR
- a CDS encoding DUF5817 domain-containing protein; this translates as MYHVVGCSDCGALRIIEDRPESTQCGRCGTRRKFKQVRSFVTTDDLDHAREVRASMLANRQGEGEAFAKVESFAELDDAVADGVIDDAEFLEASGLDVDEVNAAGDRASGGGSRSLSRKETVEAALRELDRPTEDEVVAFAEEHGVPADYVERALQKLVRRGEVSESRGRYRRL
- a CDS encoding cupin domain-containing protein, yielding MEHVPNDSVEPTEAVEGTHLSMLAGGEQMNVQHFFIEPGSTVPEHSHPHEQAGFIYEGTLTFLVDGEEISVSAGDSYSIPGDEVHGAENRGDVPVKGIDIFSPPRENPAWQDDD